The Saprospiraceae bacterium genome includes a window with the following:
- a CDS encoding sterol desaturase family protein codes for MEQYAQILNYAIPFFLVLIAIEYGASCYMHIGVNRLFDTISSLSSGLTNVIKDVLGLVIVIVSYKWFYNHFAVFNIQSTWLLYVLAFIGIDFAGYWVHRWSHEINVFWNRHIIHHSSEEYNLSCALRQSVSEIFALFTFTYLPMAIIGIPVEIIAVVGPIQLFAQFWYHTRLIGKMGWLEHIIVTPSHHRVHHSINPEYMDKNYSQIFIIWDKLFGTFQPELKNVPPVYGVTRAVKTWNPWIINYQHIWLLFKDAWRTNSWWDKIRIWVMPTGWRPADVAAKHPVPYTKDIYHRPKYDVKASGFLKIWSSLQLILTLLLMMYLFNNIGDIRPSHILYYGIFLFISVFSYTSLMDGSGLSVLAESVKLFLGIYLYLSNGNSWFGLEKTISFGNTLMIAYLILSMVFTIYFYLADRPVEEDVMDDVMVMG; via the coding sequence ATGGAACAATACGCTCAAATCCTTAATTATGCCATTCCTTTTTTCCTTGTGCTGATTGCCATCGAATATGGAGCAAGTTGCTATATGCACATAGGTGTCAACAGGTTGTTTGATACTATCTCCAGTCTGAGCAGTGGACTGACAAATGTGATCAAAGACGTACTTGGATTAGTGATTGTCATAGTAAGCTACAAATGGTTTTATAATCATTTTGCTGTTTTCAATATCCAATCGACATGGTTGCTTTATGTACTGGCATTTATTGGCATTGATTTTGCCGGCTATTGGGTCCACAGATGGAGCCATGAGATCAATGTTTTCTGGAACAGACATATCATCCACCATAGCAGTGAAGAGTACAATCTTTCATGTGCACTCAGACAATCGGTTTCAGAAATCTTTGCATTGTTCACATTTACGTATCTTCCTATGGCCATCATAGGCATCCCTGTGGAGATCATTGCCGTAGTAGGACCCATCCAACTTTTTGCTCAGTTTTGGTACCATACCAGACTTATTGGGAAGATGGGCTGGTTGGAGCATATTATAGTAACCCCTTCTCACCATAGAGTCCATCATTCCATCAATCCTGAGTACATGGACAAAAATTACAGCCAGATTTTTATCATCTGGGATAAACTTTTTGGCACTTTTCAGCCCGAGTTGAAGAATGTACCTCCGGTATATGGAGTCACCAGAGCAGTCAAAACCTGGAATCCATGGATCATCAACTATCAGCATATCTGGCTACTATTTAAAGATGCTTGGAGAACAAATTCATGGTGGGATAAAATCAGGATTTGGGTCATGCCTACAGGATGGAGACCTGCTGATGTGGCAGCAAAGCATCCTGTACCTTACACAAAAGACATCTATCACAGACCAAAGTACGATGTAAAGGCATCCGGATTTCTCAAAATATGGTCTTCTTTACAATTGATTTTGACATTGTTGCTGATGATGTATTTATTCAACAATATTGGTGATATAAGACCATCCCATATACTCTATTATGGTATATTCTTATTCATTTCAGTATTTTCATATACCAGTTTGATGGATGGCAGTGGACTATCAGTCTTGGCAGAATCTGTAAAACTTTTTTTGGGCATTTATTTATATCTATCCAATGGAAATTCATGGTTTGGATTAGAAAAAACCATAAGTTTTGGGAATACATTAATGATAGCATACCTCATACTATCTATGGTGTTTACTATTTATTTTTATCTGGCAGATCGACCTGTGGAAGAAGACGTGATGGATGATGTGATGGTCATGGGATGA
- the xylA gene encoding xylose isomerase — translation MVSTYFNYIQKIKFEGRESKNPLAFRWYDENQIINGKSLKNHFRFAVSYWHSLCGGGGDPFGSPTRPMPWFSSKDPIQQAKDKMDGAFEFISKLGVPYYCFHDIDLIDEGDSVAEYEKRMQIITDYAQEKQKETGVQLLWGTANLFSHPRYMNGASTNPDFNVVARASVQIKNAIDATIKLGGQNYVFWGGREGYISLINTDVKKELDHLARFLTMARDYGRKNGFTGTFLIEPKPMEPSKHQYDFDAATVIGFLREYDLMDDFALNLEVNHATLAGHTMEHEMTVAANAGMLGSMDANRGDYQNGWDTDQFPIDIYELTQMMLVFLDSGGFKTGGINFDAKIRRNSTDLEDLFIAHISGMDAFARALIIADNIIKDSPYSNMKKERYSSFDSGNGALFASGKMSLEELVALGKANGEPTSKSGKQELYEQLINMYI, via the coding sequence ATAGTGAGCACTTACTTTAACTACATTCAAAAAATAAAATTCGAAGGCCGTGAATCCAAAAACCCCTTGGCTTTCAGATGGTATGATGAAAATCAGATCATCAATGGTAAAAGTTTAAAAAATCACTTCAGGTTTGCTGTGTCTTACTGGCATAGTTTGTGTGGTGGTGGTGGAGATCCTTTCGGCAGCCCGACACGGCCTATGCCATGGTTTTCATCCAAAGATCCGATCCAACAGGCAAAAGATAAAATGGATGGGGCATTTGAATTCATCTCTAAGTTGGGCGTGCCGTACTATTGTTTTCATGATATCGACCTGATAGATGAAGGAGATTCTGTAGCAGAATACGAAAAGAGAATGCAGATCATCACTGATTATGCCCAGGAAAAGCAAAAAGAAACCGGTGTCCAGCTGCTTTGGGGTACAGCCAACCTGTTTTCACATCCAAGATACATGAATGGTGCATCGACCAATCCTGATTTTAATGTCGTAGCCAGAGCAAGCGTTCAAATCAAAAATGCCATTGACGCAACCATCAAATTGGGTGGTCAGAATTATGTGTTTTGGGGTGGTCGTGAAGGATATATTTCATTGATCAATACTGATGTCAAAAAAGAATTGGATCACCTTGCCAGATTTCTGACGATGGCAAGAGATTATGGTCGTAAGAATGGTTTTACAGGTACATTTCTTATAGAACCTAAGCCTATGGAGCCATCCAAACATCAGTATGACTTTGACGCAGCAACTGTAATCGGTTTCTTAAGGGAGTATGATCTCATGGATGATTTTGCATTAAATCTTGAAGTGAATCATGCAACATTGGCAGGTCATACTATGGAGCACGAAATGACCGTAGCTGCCAATGCCGGTATGTTAGGTAGTATGGACGCCAATAGAGGTGATTATCAGAATGGCTGGGATACAGACCAGTTCCCAATAGATATTTATGAATTGACGCAAATGATGCTGGTATTCTTAGATAGCGGAGGTTTTAAAACAGGTGGTATCAATTTTGATGCAAAAATCAGAAGAAATTCCACAGATCTTGAGGATCTTTTTATTGCGCACATAAGTGGAATGGACGCATTTGCCAGAGCATTGATCATTGCCGACAATATCATCAAAGACTCTCCTTACAGTAATATGAAAAAGGAAAGATACAGCAGTTTTGATTCTGGTAACGGAGCACTATTTGCAAGTGGTAAAATGTCCCTTGAAGAGCTGGTAGCGTTAGGAAAAGCCAATGGTGAACCCACATCGAAAAGCGGTAAACAAGAACTTTATGAGCAATTGATTAATATGTATATTTAG
- a CDS encoding carbohydrate kinase, with the protein MYSIGYDIGSSSVKASIVKIDSGNVIAIGKYPDSEMLIEAKQPGWAEQDPEMWWESVCILTKTLLADNHIDAKQILSIGIGYQMHGLVLVDKNHRVLRPSIIWCDSRASQIGDRALQNLGASYCLGHLLNSPGNFTASKLKWVKENEPELFSKVHKWMLPGDFIAMKFTGKINSTVSGYSEGMFWDFNKSGTADALLNYYGIPSEMMPDLVDTFSIHGRVTTQAAELSGLVAGTPVTYRAGDQPNNAMSLKVLHPGDVAATGGTSGVVYAVTDKLNYDIQSRVNGFAHINHSAEINRIGQLLCINGCGILYAWMRKQVAALGQTYETMEKQLSVIPVGSDGLVILPFGNGSERILNDRMMGARIDNLQFNMHTQAHLFRAALEGIAFSFAYGMEILKSIGIHPATIKVGNDNLFLSDTFTSSLANLLQCNIEMYDTTGAVGAAKASTVAIGMYAGIDEAIADMKPIKVTEYNTDNDHYLEAFGHWSNQLQNLLK; encoded by the coding sequence ATGTACTCCATTGGTTATGATATAGGAAGTTCATCTGTAAAAGCATCTATCGTAAAAATAGATTCAGGAAATGTTATTGCCATAGGCAAATATCCTGATTCTGAAATGTTAATTGAAGCAAAACAGCCTGGATGGGCTGAACAGGATCCTGAAATGTGGTGGGAGTCTGTATGTATTTTGACCAAAACATTGTTGGCAGATAACCATATTGATGCCAAACAAATCTTATCCATAGGCATAGGATATCAGATGCATGGTTTAGTACTTGTCGATAAAAATCATAGAGTACTCAGACCTTCTATAATATGGTGTGATAGTCGCGCATCCCAAATTGGTGATCGAGCATTACAAAATTTAGGTGCTTCTTATTGTCTTGGGCATTTGCTCAATTCTCCAGGTAACTTTACTGCTTCTAAGCTCAAATGGGTCAAGGAAAACGAACCCGAACTTTTTTCCAAAGTACATAAATGGATGCTACCTGGAGATTTTATAGCCATGAAATTTACCGGTAAAATCAATAGCACAGTTTCAGGATATTCGGAAGGTATGTTTTGGGATTTCAATAAATCCGGCACTGCCGATGCTTTGCTTAATTATTATGGCATTCCTTCAGAAATGATGCCTGATCTGGTTGATACATTTTCTATCCATGGTCGTGTTACAACTCAAGCTGCGGAATTGAGCGGATTGGTAGCTGGTACACCTGTAACTTATCGGGCAGGAGATCAACCCAATAATGCCATGTCTTTGAAAGTTTTACATCCCGGAGATGTGGCGGCCACAGGCGGTACATCAGGAGTTGTGTATGCCGTTACAGATAAGTTGAATTATGATATCCAATCCCGGGTCAATGGTTTTGCCCATATAAATCACAGCGCTGAAATAAATCGTATAGGTCAATTATTATGCATCAATGGATGTGGCATATTGTATGCCTGGATGCGAAAACAAGTTGCAGCACTTGGACAAACCTATGAAACCATGGAGAAGCAATTATCAGTCATTCCGGTTGGATCTGATGGATTGGTGATTTTACCATTTGGCAATGGGAGTGAGCGCATCCTCAATGATAGAATGATGGGCGCTCGTATAGATAATCTGCAGTTTAATATGCACACTCAAGCTCATCTTTTCAGAGCAGCTCTTGAAGGAATTGCCTTTTCTTTTGCTTATGGTATGGAAATACTAAAATCAATTGGTATACACCCTGCTACGATCAAAGTCGGCAATGATAATTTATTTTTGTCAGATACATTTACATCATCACTTGCCAATCTGCTGCAATGCAACATCGAAATGTATGATACTACAGGTGCTGTAGGTGCTGCCAAAGCCAGTACTGTAGCAATAGGTATGTACGCCGGCATTGATGAAGCCATAGCCGATATGAAACCCATAAAAGTTACAGAATACAATACTGACAATGACCATTATCTTGAAGCTTTTGGTCATTGGTCAAACCAACTTCAAAATTTGCTAAAATAA
- a CDS encoding AraC family transcriptional regulator, with the protein MAVPSFCRYFIKVTNKTFTEFVNEFRIVHACKLLSEEKHTISEVCFESGFNNFSHFNRVFKLKTGKSANEYRKAVEKVVYDEYYIG; encoded by the coding sequence ATGGCCGTCCCGTCATTTTGCAGATATTTCATAAAAGTGACCAACAAAACATTTACGGAGTTTGTCAACGAATTCAGAATAGTACACGCCTGCAAACTCCTGAGTGAAGAAAAGCATACCATTTCAGAAGTTTGTTTTGAAAGCGGTTTTAATAATTTTTCTCATTTCAACAGAGTTTTTAAATTAAAAACTGGTAAAAGCGCCAACGAATACAGAAAAGCGGTGGAAAAAGTAGTATATGATGAATATTATATTGGATAG